The following are encoded in a window of Drosophila simulans strain w501 chromosome 3L, Prin_Dsim_3.1, whole genome shotgun sequence genomic DNA:
- the LOC6736935 gene encoding beta-alanine transporter isoform X1 — MKLRFISQIFNFSLCFNMADDEKGNASTEDDDKPKKREQRDQGQQSKLKKIKYYIEPDKVDIGIQAGDSLEKVKVTYVEPDDEESSHGFFWGKKRSETSLPRRSWETDDYIDFDDLLPMIGQFGRFQIRLFLFMIPFCFITAFVYLGQIFMCLTPTKYYCYVPELLHTPVELRKDLSIPKEKDGSYSRCRMYNTNYTKIHFAENPRAYINTSLPTIPCKKGYVFEHEGRAFESATMEFGWLCDDDKYATYAQIIFFLGSILGGLGYGHFADHCGRVAAVVSSCFLALLGSLATSMSTDFFSFAISRFLVGASYDTCFTMVYILVLEYVGPKYRTLVANLSLALFYSPFTMVMPWIALSAGNWRRFSSFASLPIVLAMFSFCLLPESARWLVSVGEIDKAMEILKNVIEVNKKHVSKEILDLFEASCTQFYKEELDGRDFTVLSIFKRKRMARYMILMIFIWMSISLVYDGHVRAASVLDSENIFLFFTIACATELPGNILVILTLDRAGRRWCSFFYTSLSGVFSLLGASFQNRANMRMSALAGRFFSNICYNIGLQWAAEILPTVVRAQGVAFIHTMGFVAMLMSPPVVYLSKKSLSSTLIVLGALGIFGGLLALFLPETLNHELPETLSDGAQFGKNQRIWHMPCCGPGSRKSHPRHNWHQGSSLRTLSKDEFRSSKMHRKTKYRFESHPSPSSSDYKGTEEKEIRTYKYGNGSKWPEDKS, encoded by the exons TGGACATTGGAATACAGGCGGGTGATTCGTTGGAGAAGGTCAAAGTGACCTACGTGGAGCCAGATGACGAAGAATCCTCGCATGGCTTCTTTTGGGGAAAGAAGAGATCGGAAACATCATTACCGCGTCGATCGTGGGAAACGGATGACTATATAGATTTCGATGATCTCCTGCCGATGATCGGCCAGTTTGGCCGTTTCCAGATTAGGCTGTTCCTGTTCATGATACCCTTCTGCTTCATCACCGCCTTCGTGTATCTGGGCCAGATATTCATGTGCCTGACCCCAACGAAGTACTACTGTTATGTGCCGGAACTTTTACATACGCCCGTGGAGCTGCGCAAGGACTTGTCCATTCCAAAGGAGAAGGATGGATCTTACAGTCGCTGCCGGATGTACAATACCAATTACACGAAGATCCACTTTGCGGAGAATCCGAGAGCCTATATCAACACTTCACTGCCCACGATTCCCTGCAAGAAAGGCTATGTTTTCGAGCACGAGGGCAGAGCATTCGAATCGGCCACCATGGAGTTTGGCTGGCTGTGCGATGACGACAAGTACGCCACCTATGCCCAGATCATCTTCTTCCTGGGTTCCATTTTGGGCGGACTTGGCTATGGCCACTTTGCGGATCACTGTGGCCGTGTGGCGGCGGTGGTCAGTAGCTGCTTCCTTGCTCTGTTGGGAAGCCTGGCCACCTCGATGTCCACGGACTTCTTCAGCTTTGCAATATCGAGATTTTTAGTTGGTGCCTCCTACGATACCTGCTTTACGATGGTATACATTTTGG TGCTCGAGTATGTGGGTCCCAAGTACCGGACACTGGTGGCCAATCTATCCCTGGCCCTGTTCTACTCCCCCTTCACGATGGTGATGCCGTGGATAGCGCTTTCAGCCGGAAATTGGAGGAGATTTTCCTCATTTGCATCCTTGCCCATTGTGCTTGccatgttttccttttgtctGCTACCGGAATCTGCACG ATGGCTGGTATCGGTGGGTGAGATCGACAAGGCCATGGAGATATTGAAAAATGTGATTGAGGTAAACAAGAAGCATGTGTCCAAGGAGATACTTGATCTCTTCGAGGCGAGCTGCACGCAGTTCTACAAGGAGGAGCTCGATGGACGCGATTTTACAGTGCTTTCCATATTCAAGAGGAAGCGGATGGCCCGTTATATGATCCTGATGATTTTCATCTGGATGTCCATTTCTTTGGTTTACGATGGACATGTTCGTGCGGCCAGTGTCCTGGACAGTGAGAATATCTTTCTGTTCTTTACCATCGCCTGTGCCACTGAGTTGCCGGGTAATATCCTGGTGATCCTTACTCTGGATCGCGCTGGACGTCGATGGTGCTCTTTTTTTTACACTTCGTTGAGTGGAGTGTTTAGCCTGTTAGGGGCCAGCTTTCAGAATCGCGCCAATATGAGGATGTCAGCGTTAGCTGGAAGATTCTTTTCCAACATCTGCTATAATATAGGACTGCAGTGGGCCGCTGAAATACTGCCCACTGTGGTGAGGGCTCAGGGAGTGGCCTTCATCCACACGATGGGCTTTGTGGCGATGTTGATGTCCCCGCCAGTGGTCTATCTTTCCAAAAAGTCCCTTTCCAGCACGCTGATCGTTTTGGGAGCCCTGGGTATCTTCGGTGGACTGCTGGCCCTGTTTCTACCGGAAACGCTGAACCACGAACTTCCGGAAACACTCAGTGATGGCGCCCAATTTGGGAAGAATCAAAGGATTTGGCACATGCCCTGCTGTGGCCCAGGATCAAGAAAATCCCATCCCAGGCACAACTGGCACCAGGGCTCGAGCTTAAGGACCCTATCCAAGGACGAGTTCCGCTCCAGCAAAATGCATCGCAAGACGAAATATAGGTTTGAGTCCCACCCGAGTCCATCATCGAGTGATTACAAGGGCACCGAGGAGAAGGAAATCCGAACGTATAAATATGGAAACGGCTCAAAGTGGCCAGAAGATAAGAGCTGA
- the LOC6736935 gene encoding beta-alanine transporter isoform X2, whose translation MVMPWIALSAGNWRRFSSFASLPIVLAMFSFCLLPESARWLVSVGEIDKAMEILKNVIEVNKKHVSKEILDLFEASCTQFYKEELDGRDFTVLSIFKRKRMARYMILMIFIWMSISLVYDGHVRAASVLDSENIFLFFTIACATELPGNILVILTLDRAGRRWCSFFYTSLSGVFSLLGASFQNRANMRMSALAGRFFSNICYNIGLQWAAEILPTVVRAQGVAFIHTMGFVAMLMSPPVVYLSKKSLSSTLIVLGALGIFGGLLALFLPETLNHELPETLSDGAQFGKNQRIWHMPCCGPGSRKSHPRHNWHQGSSLRTLSKDEFRSSKMHRKTKYRFESHPSPSSSDYKGTEEKEIRTYKYGNGSKWPEDKS comes from the exons ATGGTGATGCCGTGGATAGCGCTTTCAGCCGGAAATTGGAGGAGATTTTCCTCATTTGCATCCTTGCCCATTGTGCTTGccatgttttccttttgtctGCTACCGGAATCTGCACG ATGGCTGGTATCGGTGGGTGAGATCGACAAGGCCATGGAGATATTGAAAAATGTGATTGAGGTAAACAAGAAGCATGTGTCCAAGGAGATACTTGATCTCTTCGAGGCGAGCTGCACGCAGTTCTACAAGGAGGAGCTCGATGGACGCGATTTTACAGTGCTTTCCATATTCAAGAGGAAGCGGATGGCCCGTTATATGATCCTGATGATTTTCATCTGGATGTCCATTTCTTTGGTTTACGATGGACATGTTCGTGCGGCCAGTGTCCTGGACAGTGAGAATATCTTTCTGTTCTTTACCATCGCCTGTGCCACTGAGTTGCCGGGTAATATCCTGGTGATCCTTACTCTGGATCGCGCTGGACGTCGATGGTGCTCTTTTTTTTACACTTCGTTGAGTGGAGTGTTTAGCCTGTTAGGGGCCAGCTTTCAGAATCGCGCCAATATGAGGATGTCAGCGTTAGCTGGAAGATTCTTTTCCAACATCTGCTATAATATAGGACTGCAGTGGGCCGCTGAAATACTGCCCACTGTGGTGAGGGCTCAGGGAGTGGCCTTCATCCACACGATGGGCTTTGTGGCGATGTTGATGTCCCCGCCAGTGGTCTATCTTTCCAAAAAGTCCCTTTCCAGCACGCTGATCGTTTTGGGAGCCCTGGGTATCTTCGGTGGACTGCTGGCCCTGTTTCTACCGGAAACGCTGAACCACGAACTTCCGGAAACACTCAGTGATGGCGCCCAATTTGGGAAGAATCAAAGGATTTGGCACATGCCCTGCTGTGGCCCAGGATCAAGAAAATCCCATCCCAGGCACAACTGGCACCAGGGCTCGAGCTTAAGGACCCTATCCAAGGACGAGTTCCGCTCCAGCAAAATGCATCGCAAGACGAAATATAGGTTTGAGTCCCACCCGAGTCCATCATCGAGTGATTACAAGGGCACCGAGGAGAAGGAAATCCGAACGTATAAATATGGAAACGGCTCAAAGTGGCCAGAAGATAAGAGCTGA